Proteins encoded together in one Prunus dulcis chromosome 3, ALMONDv2, whole genome shotgun sequence window:
- the LOC117622478 gene encoding uncharacterized protein LOC117622478 isoform X2 encodes MGVLGVQNTSCWETRALSLEEEQILSCFPKEVKKEITSEVVSMSYIKQRELEEACRVKKPFCEWLVTRFQAAGRDRSSFLFWWQEIGSGINIKWVLNAVSIVNLQFSPCRKEKVAHSLTGIIQRYMNPPRVWYLDF; translated from the exons ATGGGAGTTTTAG GTGTGCAGAATACAAGCTGCTGGGAGACTAGAGCTCTGTCTTTAGAGGAAGAACAAATTCTCAGTTGCTTTCCAAAGGAAGTGAAGAAGGAAATAACCTCAGAGGTGGTGTCGATGTCGTATATAAAGCAACGTGAACTCGAAGAGGCCTGTAGAGTCAAAAAACCATTTTGTGAATGGCTT GTGACAAGATTTCAAGCTGCTGGGAGAGACAGGagctcttttcttttttggtggcAGGAAATAGGGTCTGGTATCAACATCAAATGGGTCCTTAATGCAGTGTCAATTGTCAATCTACAG ttTTCGCCGTGTAGAAAAGAGAAGGTTGCACATTCTTTGACCGGTATCATCCAAAGATATATGAACCCTCCAAGAGTTTGGTACTTGGACTTTTGA
- the LOC117622478 gene encoding uncharacterized protein LOC117622478 isoform X1 produces MGVLGVQNTSCWETRALSLEEEQILSCFPKEVKKEITSEVVSMSYIKQRELEEACRVKKPFCEWLVTRFQAAGRDRSSFLFWWQEIGSGINIKWVLNAVSIVNLQKREGCTFFDRYHPKIYEPSKSLVLGLLKRLRKEEDENRRLSMEVRASSKGKWSSRACLVIHWMIVIVLLGMLLVEGGARAGLSKNVKLAL; encoded by the exons ATGGGAGTTTTAG GTGTGCAGAATACAAGCTGCTGGGAGACTAGAGCTCTGTCTTTAGAGGAAGAACAAATTCTCAGTTGCTTTCCAAAGGAAGTGAAGAAGGAAATAACCTCAGAGGTGGTGTCGATGTCGTATATAAAGCAACGTGAACTCGAAGAGGCCTGTAGAGTCAAAAAACCATTTTGTGAATGGCTT GTGACAAGATTTCAAGCTGCTGGGAGAGACAGGagctcttttcttttttggtggcAGGAAATAGGGTCTGGTATCAACATCAAATGGGTCCTTAATGCAGTGTCAATTGTCAATCTACAG AAAAGAGAAGGTTGCACATTCTTTGACCGGTATCATCCAAAGATATATGAACCCTCCAAGAGTTTGGTACTTGGACTTTTGAAAAGATTGAGGAAGGAGGAAGATGAAAACAGAAGACTAAGCATGGAGGTTAGAGCTTCTTCGAAAGGAAAGTGGAGTTCCCGAGCTTGCCTAGTGATTCATTGGATGATTGTTATTGTGTTGTTGGGGATGTTGCTGGTGGAAGGAGGGGCAAGGGCTGGATTGAGCAAGAATGTCAAATTAGCACTTTGA